From the Chloroflexus aurantiacus J-10-fl genome, one window contains:
- a CDS encoding CUAEP/CCAEP-tail radical SAM (seleno)protein, giving the protein MNVLLISTYELGHQPLSLASPAAWLRRAGADVVCVDTSVTPLTAEMAANAALIGISVPMHTATRLALDMLPHLRAAAPNAYIVCYGLYAPLNAAILHQAGADCCLGGEVEEQLTAIWQHIAAGKRPSVADTILLNRLDLIPPDRNGLPPLDRYATLISGGKTHLAGYTETTRGCKHLCRHCPVVPVYNGHFRVVPRSTVLADIRAQVAAGARHITFGDPDFLNGPGHVLPIVRAMHAEFPDLTYDVTIKIEHIIRYAHLLPELRATGCIMVVSAVEALDDTILTRFAKRHSRADVVRAVQLLREHDIALNATFVAFTPWTTRQVYRDFLLGIAELGLIESVAPVQYGLRLLIPEGSRLLELPDVQALVEPFDPEALVYPWRHPDPAMDTLQREVMALAQCSEQCGESRSSFYLRLLDLCDRIIGPGPRPATVPDAAPVPRLSEPWYCCAEPTDSQLMAKYL; this is encoded by the coding sequence ATGAACGTCTTACTTATCTCAACCTATGAACTTGGCCACCAACCGCTCAGCCTGGCATCACCCGCCGCGTGGCTACGCCGGGCAGGGGCAGATGTGGTTTGTGTTGACACCAGTGTCACACCGTTGACGGCAGAAATGGCCGCCAATGCCGCACTAATCGGAATCTCGGTACCGATGCACACGGCCACCCGGCTGGCGTTGGATATGTTGCCACACCTGCGGGCAGCAGCACCAAACGCATATATTGTCTGCTACGGACTGTACGCTCCGCTCAATGCCGCAATCCTGCATCAGGCTGGGGCCGATTGTTGCCTGGGTGGCGAAGTTGAGGAACAGCTCACGGCGATCTGGCAGCACATAGCCGCCGGCAAACGCCCGTCAGTTGCCGACACCATTCTCCTCAATCGGCTCGATCTCATCCCGCCTGACCGGAACGGCTTACCGCCTCTCGACCGCTATGCAACGTTGATCAGCGGTGGCAAGACCCATCTGGCCGGGTATACCGAAACAACTCGTGGCTGCAAACACCTCTGCCGTCACTGCCCGGTTGTCCCGGTTTACAACGGGCATTTTCGCGTGGTACCGCGCTCAACCGTGCTGGCCGACATCCGGGCACAGGTCGCTGCCGGAGCGCGCCATATCACCTTTGGCGACCCGGATTTTCTGAATGGCCCCGGCCACGTCTTACCGATTGTGCGCGCTATGCACGCCGAGTTTCCCGACCTGACCTACGATGTCACGATCAAGATCGAGCACATCATTCGGTATGCTCATCTGTTGCCGGAACTACGCGCAACCGGCTGTATCATGGTCGTGAGCGCCGTTGAAGCGCTCGATGACACCATCCTGACCCGCTTTGCCAAACGTCACAGCCGGGCCGATGTGGTGCGTGCGGTTCAGCTTCTACGGGAACACGATATTGCCCTGAATGCAACATTCGTGGCCTTTACACCGTGGACAACACGCCAGGTGTATCGCGACTTTTTGCTTGGTATCGCTGAATTGGGCCTGATCGAGAGTGTTGCTCCGGTTCAGTACGGCTTACGGCTGCTCATACCTGAAGGATCGCGGTTGCTTGAGCTGCCCGATGTACAGGCGCTGGTTGAGCCGTTCGATCCGGAGGCGCTGGTGTACCCCTGGCGGCATCCCGACCCGGCGATGGACACGTTACAACGCGAGGTGATGGCGCTTGCCCAGTGCAGCGAGCAGTGTGGCGAGTCGCGCAGCAGCTTCTATCTGCGACTGCTCGACCTGTGTGATCGGATTATTGGCCCTGGCCCGCGCCCGGCGACCGTGCCAGATGCTGCACCGGTGCCAAGGCTGAGCGAACCGTGGTACTGTTGTGCTGAACCGACAGACAGCCAGTTGATGGCAAAATATTTGTAG
- a CDS encoding transglutaminase family protein has product MYYSILHKTRFRYSAPVTESQTEVRMCPRDEGYQRLVEFHLTTAPFARINHYRDWLGNEVYHFDVAAAHRQLLVIAEAVVQMFPIPPLPDKLDNTTWQMLDLLAERGEWWDFLMPSHFIQMTPALLDLARELGVERRTDPLSLLRELTHQMAQTFAYAPQTTRVDSPIDEALLARRGVCQDFAHIMIALVRRVGIPCRYVSGYLFHRTEDHDRSEEDATHAWVEAFLPELGWIGFDPTNDLIAAERHIRVAVGRDYADVPPTRGIYRGQASSQLEVGVKVLPAAVHIDEAEVLPQITTASVQAELAAQQQQQQ; this is encoded by the coding sequence ATGTACTACTCGATCCTGCATAAGACGCGCTTTCGCTACAGCGCGCCGGTGACCGAAAGTCAGACTGAAGTCCGCATGTGCCCGCGCGATGAAGGGTACCAGCGACTCGTAGAGTTTCATTTAACCACCGCTCCTTTTGCCCGTATCAACCACTACCGCGACTGGCTTGGCAATGAGGTCTACCATTTTGACGTTGCCGCAGCACACCGTCAGTTGTTAGTGATTGCCGAAGCGGTCGTCCAGATGTTCCCTATCCCGCCATTACCTGATAAACTCGATAACACTACCTGGCAGATGCTCGATCTACTGGCCGAGCGAGGGGAGTGGTGGGATTTCTTAATGCCCAGTCATTTTATTCAAATGACTCCCGCCTTGCTTGATCTGGCCCGTGAACTTGGGGTAGAGCGGCGCACCGATCCTCTGAGTCTGTTGCGCGAGCTAACCCATCAGATGGCCCAAACCTTCGCCTACGCGCCGCAGACAACCCGCGTCGACTCGCCAATCGATGAAGCATTGCTGGCGCGGCGTGGTGTGTGCCAGGACTTTGCGCATATTATGATTGCCCTGGTACGGCGGGTCGGCATTCCCTGTCGTTATGTCAGTGGCTACCTGTTTCATCGCACCGAAGATCATGATCGTTCGGAAGAAGACGCCACCCACGCCTGGGTAGAAGCCTTCTTGCCGGAATTGGGTTGGATTGGATTTGATCCGACAAACGATCTCATTGCTGCGGAGCGGCATATTCGCGTGGCCGTTGGTCGCGACTATGCCGATGTACCACCCACTCGCGGTATCTATCGCGGGCAGGCCAGCAGTCAACTGGAAGTAGGAGTGAAGGTGCTCCCCGCCGCGGTACATATTGATGAAGCCGAAGTTCTGCCGCAGATCACGACCGCCAGTGTCCAGGCCGAACTGGCTGCTCAGCAGCAACAGCAGCAGTGA
- a CDS encoding alpha-E domain-containing protein, producing the protein MLSRVADNLFWMSRYLERTEHTARLIGVGLTQILDQTPQALVPRWQRLLAALHVELPGDSLNDLQSITRLLTTDATNPASIRACMARARENARQVREQISSEMWEHINQLYLNVQAISIEQIWQDEPVEFYQMIKERLHLIQGITDATMNHGEGWRFIQVGRYLERIWATTLLLEVFFRPYLSGNESTIDAIDWVALLKCCTAFEAYCKVYTADVQPARVAEFLLLNAESPRSIRFAADQVQMSLEQIGQLAGTRHAARAERLAGRLRAQLDYGQVDEIIADNLLLFLSQIRQQCSAIHDAIYQAYISYPIDQALPQ; encoded by the coding sequence ATGCTCTCGCGCGTTGCCGATAACCTTTTCTGGATGAGTCGCTACCTCGAACGAACCGAGCATACCGCTCGCCTGATTGGGGTTGGACTGACCCAGATTCTCGATCAGACACCGCAAGCCCTCGTACCACGATGGCAGCGTCTGTTAGCCGCCTTGCATGTTGAACTGCCAGGCGATAGTCTGAACGATCTGCAAAGCATTACTCGTCTCTTAACTACTGATGCGACGAATCCGGCCTCGATCAGAGCCTGTATGGCACGGGCACGCGAAAATGCGCGCCAGGTACGCGAACAGATCAGTTCAGAGATGTGGGAGCATATCAATCAGCTCTACCTGAATGTACAGGCGATCAGTATCGAGCAAATCTGGCAAGACGAACCGGTCGAATTCTATCAGATGATCAAAGAGCGGCTGCACTTAATTCAGGGCATTACCGATGCTACCATGAACCACGGTGAGGGCTGGCGTTTTATTCAGGTGGGGCGTTATCTCGAACGGATTTGGGCAACAACGCTGCTGCTCGAAGTCTTCTTCCGGCCCTATTTAAGCGGCAATGAGAGCACCATTGATGCAATTGATTGGGTTGCACTGCTGAAGTGTTGTACGGCGTTTGAAGCCTATTGCAAGGTGTATACTGCCGATGTGCAGCCGGCGCGTGTCGCCGAATTTCTCTTGCTCAATGCCGAAAGTCCGCGTTCGATCAGATTTGCCGCCGATCAGGTACAGATGAGCCTGGAACAAATCGGTCAGCTTGCCGGTACCCGTCACGCGGCACGAGCCGAACGATTGGCCGGGCGTCTCCGTGCCCAACTCGATTATGGTCAGGTTGACGAAATTATCGCCGATAACCTGCTGCTCTTTCTCAGCCAGATTCGGCAACAATGTAGCGCAATCCATGATGCGATTTACCAGGCCTACATCAGCTATCCGATTGATCAGGCACTACCGCAGTAG
- a CDS encoding circularly permuted type 2 ATP-grasp protein yields MPEQQKSVTGTSLFERYTLSQAYDEMFTAEGDIRPAYSELARLLCSISPAELQQRQRYADLTFLNQGITFTVYGNDAGVERVFPYDLLPRIIAADEWQHIERGLHQRIVALNLFLHDVYHNENILRDGIIPRHLVYSCRHYRREMRGLTVPRGVYTAIVGTDLVRLPDGQFVVLEDNLRVPSGVSYMLTNRAVMKRALPRLFGAYGVRPIDHYGQALLATLRALAPAHRPEPTIVLLTPGVFNSAYFEHTFLARQMGIELVEGRDLLVHNNIVYMRTTKGLQRVDVIYRRIDDDFLDPMIFRPDSVLGVPGLFNAYRAGTVVLANAIGTGVADDKAIYAYVPDIIRYYLGEEPILPNVTTYLCDRPDECAYVLEHLGDLVVKAVGESGGYDMLIGPHSTREEQAQFAERIRAQPRNYIAQPTLQLSQAPCFIDGVIEPRHVDLRPFVLFDGERTTIVPGGLTRVALRRGSLVVNSSQGGGSKDTWVLY; encoded by the coding sequence ATGCCTGAGCAACAAAAGTCTGTTACCGGTACATCACTATTTGAACGCTACACCCTCTCCCAGGCCTACGACGAGATGTTCACCGCCGAGGGGGATATACGCCCGGCCTACAGTGAGCTGGCACGTCTGTTGTGCAGCATTAGTCCCGCTGAATTGCAACAACGGCAGCGGTACGCCGACCTGACCTTCCTCAATCAGGGTATCACCTTTACCGTGTATGGTAATGATGCAGGGGTTGAACGGGTCTTTCCCTACGATCTGTTGCCACGGATCATCGCCGCCGACGAGTGGCAACACATCGAACGCGGTCTGCATCAGCGGATTGTGGCGTTAAATCTCTTCTTACACGACGTATATCACAACGAAAACATTTTGCGCGATGGGATCATTCCCCGCCATCTGGTCTACAGTTGCCGCCACTATCGGCGCGAAATGCGTGGTCTGACGGTTCCCCGCGGCGTCTATACTGCGATTGTCGGGACTGACCTGGTGCGTTTGCCTGATGGTCAATTTGTCGTTTTGGAAGACAATCTGCGCGTACCCAGTGGGGTAAGCTACATGCTCACGAATCGCGCGGTGATGAAGCGAGCGCTACCCCGTCTGTTCGGTGCGTATGGCGTTCGCCCGATTGACCACTACGGCCAGGCACTGCTCGCCACTTTGCGCGCACTGGCACCGGCTCATCGCCCCGAACCGACTATCGTGCTCTTGACGCCCGGCGTGTTTAATTCGGCATATTTTGAACACACCTTTCTGGCTCGACAGATGGGGATTGAGCTGGTGGAAGGGCGTGATCTGCTGGTGCATAACAACATCGTCTACATGCGCACAACCAAAGGACTGCAACGGGTCGATGTAATCTACCGCCGAATCGATGATGATTTTCTCGATCCAATGATCTTCCGGCCTGACTCTGTTCTTGGTGTCCCTGGGTTGTTCAACGCTTACCGGGCAGGGACTGTGGTCCTGGCTAATGCGATTGGGACTGGCGTTGCCGATGATAAAGCTATTTATGCGTATGTGCCGGACATTATTCGCTATTACCTTGGCGAAGAGCCAATCTTACCGAACGTAACAACCTATCTGTGCGACCGACCTGATGAGTGCGCGTATGTGCTTGAACACCTTGGTGATCTTGTGGTTAAGGCAGTGGGCGAGTCGGGCGGTTATGATATGCTGATCGGGCCGCACAGCACCCGTGAAGAGCAGGCCCAGTTTGCCGAGCGCATTCGTGCACAGCCACGAAATTATATCGCGCAACCGACATTGCAGCTCTCGCAGGCGCCGTGCTTTATTGATGGCGTTATCGAACCACGCCACGTTGATTTACGGCCATTTGTGCTGTTTGATGGTGAGCGAACGACAATTGTACCGGGAGGATTGACTCGGGTGGCATTGCGACGCGGCTCGCTGGTGGTCAATTCGTCGCAGGGCGGCGGTAGCAAAGACACCTGGGTGCTGTACTGA
- a CDS encoding acyl-CoA desaturase, whose translation MARTVPATEPKLEKSPLEKFVVLLIVVLPFLGTIYAMVMLWQQYVDWLDVTLMLVLYVISGLGITIGFHRMLTHKSFETSRPLKALFLIMGCMALEGDPTSWASTHIQHHAHSDDEDDPHSPLEGLWHSHVGWLFTHKNNIEMYGKWLTKDPTVVWVTKTWYVWAALGIIIPTLIAGWSGLIWGGLVRIFLTHHITWSVNSICHTFGRRDYNTRDASRNNFIVGLLAFGEGWHNNHHAFPRSAFHGLQWWQVDISAYIIRALEKVGLVWNVHRVKPEDLRKRQRTPALHEVMGD comes from the coding sequence TCTGGGCACTATTTATGCGATGGTCATGCTCTGGCAGCAATATGTGGACTGGCTCGACGTGACGTTGATGCTGGTGCTGTACGTGATTTCTGGTCTGGGCATTACCATCGGCTTCCACCGCATGCTCACCCACAAGAGTTTTGAAACCAGCCGCCCACTCAAGGCCCTCTTTTTGATTATGGGATGTATGGCCCTGGAAGGTGATCCCACATCGTGGGCTTCCACCCATATTCAACACCATGCCCACTCTGACGACGAAGATGATCCGCATAGCCCGCTTGAGGGTCTCTGGCATTCGCATGTCGGCTGGCTCTTCACCCACAAGAACAATATCGAAATGTATGGCAAATGGCTCACCAAGGATCCGACAGTGGTCTGGGTAACCAAGACGTGGTACGTGTGGGCAGCCCTCGGCATTATTATTCCAACCCTGATCGCCGGTTGGAGCGGTTTAATCTGGGGTGGTCTGGTACGTATCTTCCTGACCCACCACATTACCTGGAGCGTCAATTCGATTTGTCATACCTTCGGTCGCCGCGACTACAACACACGCGATGCCAGCCGCAACAACTTCATCGTTGGGCTGCTCGCCTTCGGTGAAGGCTGGCACAACAATCATCACGCCTTCCCCCGCTCGGCCTTCCACGGTCTGCAATGGTGGCAGGTTGACATCTCGGCCTATATCATTCGGGCACTAGAGAAGGTTGGGCTGGTGTGGAACGTGCACCGTGTGAAGCCAGAGGATTTGCGTAAGCGCCAGCGCACCCCGGCTCTGCACGAAGTGATGGGTGACTGA